Within the Corynebacterium sp. sy039 genome, the region AAAATAACCTGAAAAATATCAATGTCTCTGTGCCATTAGGGGTATTGTGCTGCGTAACAGGAGTATCTGGATCTGGTAAATCAACAGTAGTCAATCAAATTTTGGCAAAAACCCTGGCAAATAAACTCAACAAAGCACGGCAAGTTCCTGGGCGAGTGCAACGTGTTGAGGGGGTAGAGCATTTAGACAAATTGGTTCAGGTTGACCAATCGCCGATTGGTCGTACCCCACGTTCTAATCCTGCGACCTATACAGGAGTTTTCGATAAGATTCGTACTCTTTTTGCTCAAACTACTGAAGCAAAAACTCGGGGTTACAAACCTGGTCGATTTTCTTTTAATGTTAAAGGCGGACGATGTGAAGCCTGCCAAGGAGATGGCACGCTTAAAATCGAAATGAATTTCCTGCCTGATGTATATGTCCCGTGTGAAGTATGCCAAGGTGCGCGCTATAACCGAGAGACACTCGAGGTGAAATACAAAGGTAAATCCATCGCAGAAGTTCTTGATATGCCTATCTCTGAAGCAGCAGAGTTCTTTTCTGCGATCACATCGATTCATCGTTATCTCAGTACGCTAAGCGACGTCGGCTTAGGCTATTTACGCCTTGGGCAAGCAGCAACTACATTATCTGGTGGGGAGGCGCAACGAGTAAAATTAGCGTCTGAACTGCAGAAAAGATCCAATGGGCGTACGGTGTATATTCTTGATGAACCTACTACTGGTCTCCATTTTGAGGATATTCGCAAACTAATGTTGGTCATCCAGGGGCTAGTAGACAAAGGAAATTCTGTCATAATCATTGAACATAATTTGGATGTGATTAAGTCAGCAGATTGGATTATCGATATGGGGCCGGAAGGTGGATCTGGTGGCGGTACTGTGATTGCACAGGGAACACCAGAATCGGTTGCACAAGTACCAGAGTCATTTACCGGTCAATTCTTGGCTGATATTCTTGCGTAGCACTTGGTTGGATCCAATGAATGGGGACATATAAGATCGATTTTGGTTTGTGCACATTCTTGTGATAGCATCCAAGTTACTACCGCCCAGTGCGTATTACTATGCACTTGGGTCGCAAGTGGAGATCTTCCCACCTTATTCCGCTTTTGGCTGGATATAGGTAAAAGGTATTGGTTAATGTTTTCATTTCCAATGTGGTGTGATCTCCCGTTATCTCTATCGAGGTGACGGGTTTTCTTATGCCGCCAATAGGGGATCCAGCTTTCGACAACGGTATGTCATATCCATCTGCTACTTGAGGAGTCCCCATTAGCGCTGAAGCTCGCATTAATGAGCGTATCCGAGTACCTGAGGTGCGTCTTGTTGGTCCTAACGGAGAACAGGTTGGCATTGTGCGCATCGATGATGCTCGTAAGCTCGCTTATGATGCAGACCTAGACTTAGTTGAGGTTGCACCTAATGCTAAGCCACCGGTTTGCAAGATCATGGACTACGGTAAGTTCAAGTACGAACAAGCGCAAAAAGCGCGTGAGGCTCGTAAGAACCAACAACAAACCGTGGTGAAAGAACAAAAGTTCCGTCCTAAAATTGACGACCATGATTACGAGACAAAAAAGAACAATGTCGTTCGATTCCTGGAAAAAGGATCGAAAGTCAAAGTGACCATTATGTTCCGCGGTCGTGAGCAATCTCGTCCTGAACTTGGTTTGCGCTTGTTGGAGCGACTTGCTGAAGACGTTGCAGAAGTTGGGATTGTTGAGGCAAGGCCAAAGCAAGATGGTCGCAATATGACCATGGTTTTGGGGCCAGCTCGTAAGAGCAAAAAGTAACATACCTAGAGAAGAAGTCAAAGGATATATTCCATGAAGCAGAAAACCCATAAGGGCACCGCTAAGCGAATTAAGACCACTGGCTCCGGCAAATTGCGTCGTGAGCAAACTAACCGTCGCCACCTCCTCGAAG harbors:
- the rpmI gene encoding 50S ribosomal protein L35 — its product is MKQKTHKGTAKRIKTTGSGKLRREQTNRRHLLEGKPSTRTRRLKGTEDVAKADTKRVKRLLGKA
- the infC gene encoding translation initiation factor IF-3 codes for the protein MSAEARINERIRVPEVRLVGPNGEQVGIVRIDDARKLAYDADLDLVEVAPNAKPPVCKIMDYGKFKYEQAQKAREARKNQQQTVVKEQKFRPKIDDHDYETKKNNVVRFLEKGSKVKVTIMFRGREQSRPELGLRLLERLAEDVAEVGIVEARPKQDGRNMTMVLGPARKSKK